In Candidatus Falkowbacteria bacterium, a genomic segment contains:
- the rpsB gene encoding 30S ribosomal protein S2 yields the protein MSEKNTVLKSPSVVEMLEAGMHFGHRTFKWHPKMKPYIFEARKGIHIIDLEKTKAKLEEALAFISRITSEGKIVLFVGTKNQVKGPLEAAAKAMGMPYVSQHWLGGTLTNFNIIRTSIRVFQDLTEKKESGKLEKYTKKERLNFDRRISKLSQTVGGLVGMNRTPDAIFIWDIKHEETALAEAKKKRIPIIAICDTNVNPDGIDYVIPANDDASKAIIMIMKIIEDIVVTAKTSAKEAKDSQATENKSE from the coding sequence ATGTCAGAAAAAAATACTGTACTGAAGTCACCTTCAGTTGTGGAGATGCTTGAAGCGGGAATGCACTTTGGTCATCGGACCTTTAAGTGGCACCCAAAGATGAAGCCTTATATTTTTGAGGCTCGCAAAGGAATTCATATTATTGATTTAGAAAAGACAAAGGCTAAACTTGAAGAAGCCTTGGCTTTTATCAGTCGTATAACCAGTGAGGGTAAGATAGTTTTATTTGTCGGCACAAAAAATCAAGTAAAAGGTCCACTTGAAGCAGCAGCTAAAGCTATGGGCATGCCTTATGTTAGCCAGCATTGGCTAGGTGGGACTTTAACCAACTTTAATATCATTCGAACATCAATCCGTGTTTTTCAGGATTTAACTGAGAAAAAAGAGTCAGGAAAATTAGAAAAATATACAAAAAAAGAACGGTTAAATTTTGACCGCCGTATTTCTAAATTATCACAAACAGTTGGTGGACTTGTGGGTATGAATAGAACCCCAGATGCAATTTTTATTTGGGATATAAAGCATGAAGAAACTGCGTTAGCTGAAGCAAAGAAAAAACGTATTCCAATTATTGCAATTTGTGATACCAATGTTAACCCAGATGGAATTGATTATGTTATTCCGGCCAATGATGATGCTTCTAAAGCTATTATAATGATTATGAAAATTATTGAAGATATTGTTGTGACGGCAAAAACTTCCGCAAAAGAAGCTAAAGATAGTCAAGCTACAGAAAATAAGTCAGAATAG
- a CDS encoding glycosyltransferase family 4 protein codes for MNALKMAMNILIDIRPLMDKRYSGVAEYTFELLKALLIIDQKNHYWLLYNSYHNVSDRLPTFDYPNVTIVRTKYPNKFFNYVLLKCFHRPLFDKLVGQPIDIFFMPHLNFARWSPSIPSIITVHDISFVYFPQFFNWRKNVWHWLLSVKKLLKRSTLVVTLSENTQRDVRQYTKLDAERTRTIYSGISDSFQIINKNDIRLGEVKQKYQLPDVFMLFLGTIEPRKNIEGLIKAFEIVKSKQCPDLKLVIAGGRGWKADPVYEAANKSSFVKDIIFLDYVEAGDKVYLYNLATLFVYPSFYEGFGFPPLEAMASGTPTIVSATSSLPEVVGDGAIMIDPYNPDALAMAISEVCNDESLRSLLSEKGKQQATKFNWRKTAEQYLELFSLISKK; via the coding sequence ATGAACGCTTTAAAAATGGCCATGAATATCTTAATTGACATTCGCCCCTTGATGGATAAGCGTTATAGTGGGGTGGCGGAATATACATTCGAATTACTTAAAGCGTTATTAATTATTGATCAGAAAAATCATTATTGGTTGTTGTATAATTCGTATCATAATGTCAGTGATCGATTACCAACTTTTGATTATCCAAATGTCACTATTGTTAGAACTAAGTATCCTAACAAATTTTTTAATTATGTTTTATTAAAATGTTTCCATCGTCCGTTGTTTGACAAGCTTGTGGGACAACCAATTGATATTTTTTTCATGCCTCATTTGAATTTTGCCAGATGGTCACCGTCAATTCCAAGTATTATTACAGTCCATGATATCTCGTTTGTATATTTCCCACAATTTTTCAATTGGCGAAAAAATGTATGGCATTGGTTATTATCGGTAAAAAAATTATTGAAGCGATCAACCCTAGTTGTAACCCTTTCTGAAAATACTCAACGTGATGTTCGGCAATATACGAAATTAGATGCTGAAAGAACCAGGACAATTTATTCTGGTATCTCAGATAGTTTTCAAATTATTAATAAAAATGACATCCGATTAGGCGAAGTAAAACAAAAATATCAATTACCTGATGTCTTTATGCTCTTCTTAGGTACTATTGAACCGAGAAAAAATATTGAAGGCTTAATTAAAGCGTTTGAAATCGTTAAGAGTAAGCAGTGTCCAGATTTAAAATTAGTTATTGCTGGTGGCCGTGGCTGGAAAGCTGATCCAGTTTATGAAGCCGCTAATAAATCTTCATTCGTTAAGGATATTATTTTTTTGGATTATGTTGAGGCAGGGGATAAGGTGTATCTATATAATCTGGCGACTTTGTTTGTCTATCCTTCATTCTATGAAGGTTTTGGTTTCCCGCCCTTAGAAGCGATGGCCTCGGGAACGCCAACCATTGTTAGTGCAACTTCATCATTGCCAGAAGTAGTTGGGGATGGTGCAATAATGATAGATCCATATAATCCTGATGCTTTGGCAATGGCAATCAGTGAAGTTTGTAATGATGAATCTTTAAGATCACTATTGAGTGAAAAAGGAAAACAACAAGCAACTAAATTTAATTGGCGCAAAACTGCAGAGCAATATTTAGAATTATTTTCATTAATTTCAAAAAAATAA
- a CDS encoding replication-associated recombination protein A, which produces MKVPTLTTNKSPLADRMRPQNFEEFFGQEEISKESALIRKAIAQDNLPSLILWGPPGSGKTTLALLIANEVKAEFIRFSAVTEGVADLRKAIDRARSNQLLDQKTILFIDEIHRWNKGQQDALLPHIESGALTLIGATTENPSFELRTALLSRSRVIVLQTLSDVALEKIIKNALTDSARGLGSLDIKIHDEAITFLVGISQGDARSALNILEASSVLSKEITVEIIKQAAQKSHLLYDKVGEEHYNIISALHKSLRGSNADAALYWLARMLEAGEDPLYIARRLVRFASEDIGLANSRALEQAMAGFQACQVIGMPECNVILAQVVVYLAKCQKSNALYTAYKAAAVDAQATSNQGVPLHLRNAPTSLMKDLGYGKDYKYSPNFDYQEDQNYWPEGMKEKKYI; this is translated from the coding sequence ATGAAGGTGCCAACTCTAACAACTAATAAATCACCATTGGCTGATAGAATGCGACCTCAGAATTTTGAGGAATTTTTTGGTCAAGAAGAAATTTCAAAAGAAAGTGCTTTGATTCGTAAAGCCATTGCGCAAGATAATCTGCCTTCTTTGATTCTTTGGGGACCACCGGGTTCGGGAAAAACAACTTTAGCTTTGTTAATTGCCAATGAAGTGAAGGCTGAATTTATTCGGTTTAGTGCCGTAACTGAAGGCGTGGCTGATTTACGAAAAGCCATTGACCGAGCACGCTCTAACCAGTTACTGGATCAAAAGACAATTTTATTTATTGATGAAATTCATCGTTGGAATAAAGGTCAACAAGATGCTTTATTACCTCATATTGAAAGTGGTGCTTTAACCTTAATTGGAGCCACAACCGAAAATCCAAGTTTTGAATTACGAACAGCCTTACTATCTCGATCTCGAGTTATTGTTTTGCAGACTCTTAGTGATGTGGCTTTGGAAAAAATAATTAAAAATGCGCTTACTGATTCAGCAAGAGGTTTAGGAAGTTTAGATATAAAGATTCATGATGAGGCAATTACATTTTTGGTTGGTATTAGTCAGGGAGATGCTAGGTCGGCTTTAAATATTCTTGAGGCTTCAAGTGTATTAAGTAAAGAAATTACAGTTGAAATTATTAAGCAAGCCGCTCAGAAGTCACATTTATTATATGACAAGGTTGGCGAAGAGCATTACAACATTATTTCCGCTTTGCATAAGTCACTTCGAGGTTCAAATGCTGATGCTGCTTTGTATTGGCTGGCACGTATGCTCGAAGCTGGTGAAGATCCGTTGTATATTGCGCGGCGCTTAGTACGATTTGCTTCTGAGGATATTGGCTTGGCAAATTCTAGAGCTCTTGAACAGGCCATGGCAGGTTTTCAGGCCTGTCAGGTGATTGGTATGCCGGAATGTAATGTAATTCTCGCTCAAGTTGTTGTTTATCTCGCAAAGTGCCAAAAATCAAATGCATTATATACAGCCTATAAAGCCGCTGCCGTTGATGCGCAAGCAACTTCTAATCAAGGTGTGCCTTTGCATTTACGAAATGCCCCGACATCTTTAATGAAAGATTTAGGCTATGGAAAAGATTATAAATATAGTCCAAATTTTGATTATCAAGAAGATCAAAACTATTGGCCTGAAGGTATGAAAGAAAAAAAATATATTTAA
- a CDS encoding MBL fold metallo-hydrolase yields the protein MKIHFIGLSCFLIENEMGFRILIDPFNNSPEWSLGPKFPEEFNGKSFGTNVVLMSEPDADHSYSRGDWLQYAPRTKPHSDPFPDFDLKGSFVYEYNGDLNIAYQYTIDGLRLAHFADNAHLLSDKQLKEIGSLDIIFISPPKVTADNKALNVVRQNINLLKPKIIIWSHHIVPERLPFETDSETLRLFFKKYFKEKASTNQFYKGEESFIQLCYVLENALLLNKEYNGLLISETSIEVNKQSIASLKENPQSFLFTSMLAQ from the coding sequence ATGAAAATTCATTTTATTGGATTATCTTGCTTCCTAATCGAGAATGAAATGGGTTTTAGAATTTTAATTGACCCATTTAATAATTCCCCTGAATGGTCACTTGGTCCAAAATTTCCCGAAGAATTTAATGGAAAATCTTTTGGTACTAATGTTGTGTTGATGTCTGAACCAGATGCTGACCATTCATATTCACGTGGAGATTGGTTACAATATGCTCCGAGAACAAAACCCCATAGTGATCCTTTTCCAGACTTTGATTTAAAGGGAAGTTTTGTTTATGAGTATAATGGTGATTTAAATATAGCCTATCAATATACTATTGATGGGTTACGCCTAGCTCATTTTGCTGATAATGCACACTTATTATCTGATAAACAACTTAAGGAGATTGGTTCACTAGATATTATATTTATTTCTCCTCCTAAGGTTACTGCAGATAACAAAGCTCTTAACGTAGTGCGTCAAAATATTAATTTATTAAAACCAAAAATTATTATTTGGTCTCATCATATTGTCCCTGAGAGATTACCTTTTGAAACAGATAGTGAGACATTGAGATTATTTTTTAAAAAATACTTTAAAGAGAAAGCCAGCACTAATCAGTTTTATAAAGGAGAAGAAAGTTTTATTCAGCTGTGTTATGTTTTAGAAAATGCATTGTTATTAAATAAAGAGTATAATGGTCTACTTATTTCAGAAACATCGATTGAAGTAAACAAACAATCAATAGCATCTCTAAAAGAGAATCCTCAAAGTTTTTTATTTACTTCGATGTTGGCTCAGTAA
- a CDS encoding RNHCP domain-containing protein: MSQAFKRTIENFICEHCQQEVVGNGYTNHCPHCLYSKHVDINPGDREATCGGLMKPMQIEIKGQEWIILHTCLICGFKKKNKVSPGDNREAIIQLAKS, encoded by the coding sequence ATGTCTCAAGCTTTCAAACGAACAATAGAAAATTTTATTTGCGAACATTGTCAGCAAGAAGTTGTTGGTAATGGTTATACTAATCACTGTCCGCATTGTTTATATAGTAAACATGTAGATATTAATCCTGGTGATCGAGAGGCAACTTGTGGTGGTTTAATGAAACCAATGCAGATTGAAATAAAGGGACAGGAATGGATAATTTTACATACCTGCTTGATTTGTGGTTTTAAGAAAAAAAATAAAGTGAGCCCAGGGGATAATCGTGAGGCAATAATTCAATTGGCTAAGAGCTAA
- a CDS encoding elongation factor Ts yields MEQIKLLRERTGAGIVDCKNALQEANGDLDTAIDILRKKGIAKAAKRGDREATEGLVKVGLNTAGTEGYIFEINAETDFVVRNDQFKEMADKIMAVIKEKSPATLEEVLALSVDGTSIAETLEHMSGVIGEKIGLSRYTKLTSTGTLGSYVHAQGNIGVLVALNASGQTELAQNIAMHIAAASPRYIKPEEVDPAELEREKSIYREQLATEGKPDEMIEKIMMGKLGKYYEEVCLLKQEYIKDDSKKVEDILNGVGIESFIRYSM; encoded by the coding sequence ATGGAACAAATAAAATTGTTACGTGAGCGCACAGGCGCTGGAATCGTGGATTGTAAGAATGCTTTGCAAGAAGCTAATGGTGACCTTGATACGGCCATTGATATCCTACGTAAAAAGGGGATTGCTAAAGCTGCCAAACGCGGAGACCGTGAAGCAACTGAAGGTTTGGTAAAAGTCGGCCTAAATACAGCAGGAACTGAAGGCTATATTTTTGAAATAAATGCTGAAACCGATTTTGTGGTACGAAATGATCAGTTTAAAGAAATGGCAGATAAAATAATGGCAGTTATTAAAGAAAAATCTCCAGCTACTTTAGAGGAAGTCTTAGCCTTGTCAGTTGATGGAACATCTATTGCTGAGACTCTTGAACATATGAGCGGTGTTATTGGTGAGAAGATAGGTCTTAGTCGTTACACAAAATTAACTTCAACAGGTACTCTTGGAAGCTATGTTCACGCCCAGGGGAATATTGGTGTCCTTGTAGCTTTGAATGCAAGTGGTCAAACCGAATTAGCTCAAAATATTGCCATGCATATTGCGGCAGCTAGTCCTCGATATATAAAACCTGAAGAAGTTGATCCGGCTGAACTTGAAAGAGAAAAATCTATTTATCGCGAGCAACTTGCTACTGAAGGAAAACCAGATGAAATGATTGAAAAAATAATGATGGGTAAGTTGGGTAAATATTATGAAGAAGTATGTTTGCTCAAGCAAGAATATATTAAAGATGATTCAAAAAAAGTTGAAGATATTTTAAACGGAGTAGGAATAGAAAGTTTTATTCGCTATTCCATGTAA
- the murJ gene encoding murein biosynthesis integral membrane protein MurJ codes for MTKKIFTNIFKSADTIAGAAFIIAILSVASRILGVFRDRILAGTFGAGQTLDLYYAAFRFPDLLFNLLVLGALSAGFIPIFSHLTANNQQEKAWRLANNILNILTLGLALLCGIGIIFAPWLVRFIAPGFGPESITTLVDLTRIMFVSPLLLGISSIIGSVLQAKRRFFVYSISPIFYNLGIIGGALLLAPRFGIIGLAFGVAIGSLLHLIIQVPTFFKLGFRYQRLFEWRDASVLAVFKMMSARTFSLAVTQINLIVITIIASTLATGSLSIFNLANNLQFFPVSIFGISFALAVFPLMSATSDKEKIKFLFSRTFRQILFFIIPATVIVLTLRAQIVRLVLGTGKFDWTATVLTIETLGFFAISFFAQAALPLLNRAFFAQQNSRIPLFTGLAAEAVNIILAIYLSKKFGVPGLALAFSISTIINFVLLFVFLHRRLHGLDERRIIMSVTKYTVAAFMAVCAIQAMKLLVWPYADMSRFWGVLLQASAAGIFGSVVYLGMCSLLKSEEFAELWKAAKIRLFKPSADFKADDQGEARGI; via the coding sequence ATGACCAAGAAGATTTTTACTAATATTTTTAAATCTGCTGACACCATTGCCGGTGCAGCTTTTATAATTGCGATACTATCAGTGGCTAGTAGAATATTAGGTGTCTTTCGTGATCGTATTTTGGCGGGAACCTTTGGTGCGGGTCAAACGCTGGATCTATATTATGCAGCTTTTCGTTTCCCAGATCTTTTATTTAATTTACTAGTACTTGGAGCTTTATCAGCTGGCTTCATTCCAATATTTTCTCATTTAACAGCTAATAATCAACAAGAAAAGGCATGGCGATTGGCTAATAATATATTAAATATTCTAACCCTTGGGTTAGCTCTCTTGTGTGGTATTGGTATCATTTTTGCACCGTGGCTAGTGAGATTTATTGCCCCGGGTTTTGGACCAGAATCAATAACTACTCTTGTTGATTTAACACGGATTATGTTTGTATCTCCACTCCTTCTTGGCATTTCCAGTATTATTGGCAGTGTCTTACAGGCCAAGCGACGTTTTTTTGTGTATTCAATATCTCCAATTTTTTATAATCTTGGTATTATTGGTGGTGCTTTACTGTTAGCCCCTCGCTTTGGAATTATTGGTCTTGCCTTTGGTGTTGCGATTGGCTCTCTCTTGCATTTAATCATTCAAGTCCCAACTTTTTTTAAACTAGGTTTTAGGTATCAGCGATTATTTGAGTGGCGTGATGCAAGTGTGTTAGCAGTATTTAAAATGATGTCAGCTCGAACATTTAGTTTGGCTGTAACGCAAATTAATTTAATAGTGATAACAATTATTGCTTCTACATTAGCCACTGGTTCATTATCAATTTTTAATTTAGCCAATAATCTTCAATTTTTTCCAGTCAGTATTTTTGGTATTTCTTTTGCCTTAGCTGTTTTTCCATTGATGTCAGCAACTTCCGATAAAGAAAAAATAAAATTTTTATTTTCCCGGACATTTCGTCAGATTCTTTTTTTCATAATTCCGGCTACGGTTATTGTTTTAACCTTACGAGCTCAAATTGTTCGTTTAGTGCTTGGAACCGGAAAGTTTGATTGGACAGCTACAGTACTGACGATTGAGACACTTGGTTTTTTTGCTATATCTTTTTTTGCTCAAGCTGCTCTACCACTTTTGAACCGCGCTTTTTTTGCTCAACAAAATTCTCGAATTCCATTGTTTACTGGTTTAGCCGCCGAAGCAGTAAATATTATATTAGCAATATATTTGTCAAAGAAATTTGGGGTTCCTGGTTTAGCTCTGGCTTTTTCAATTAGCACGATTATTAATTTTGTATTATTATTTGTTTTCTTACATCGTCGGTTACATGGGCTTGATGAGCGACGTATTATTATGTCAGTTACCAAATATACAGTGGCGGCATTTATGGCAGTTTGTGCAATTCAGGCAATGAAACTATTGGTTTGGCCATACGCCGATATGAGTCGTTTTTGGGGAGTACTATTACAGGCCAGTGCCGCAGGAATCTTTGGTAGCGTAGTGTATCTTGGAATGTGCTCACTTTTAAAGAGTGAAGAGTTTGCAGAATTATGGAAGGCAGCTAAGATTCGTCTATTTAAACCATCAGCTGATTTTAAAGCTGATGATCAGGGTGAGGCTAGAGGGATTTAA
- a CDS encoding KH domain-containing protein: MQDKDFLEMIVKAIVGHPDKVSVERTVDEMGVLLTLKTDPEDMGYVIGRRGQTAQSIRTLLKIVGAKNNARVNLKIYEPEGSVKPPRRERERDNNFGHSHQTEGQSHAQALADVDTSAIDDIDNLTI; the protein is encoded by the coding sequence ATGCAAGACAAGGATTTTTTAGAAATGATTGTTAAGGCGATTGTTGGTCATCCCGACAAAGTCTCAGTTGAAAGAACTGTTGATGAGATGGGTGTCCTCTTAACGCTTAAGACAGATCCAGAAGATATGGGTTATGTTATTGGACGCCGAGGTCAAACTGCCCAATCTATCCGAACACTTTTGAAGATTGTTGGTGCCAAGAATAACGCGCGTGTTAATTTAAAAATTTATGAACCAGAGGGTTCTGTTAAACCACCTCGTCGCGAACGAGAGCGTGATAATAATTTTGGACACAGTCATCAGACTGAGGGCCAATCTCATGCCCAAGCTTTAGCTGATGTTGATACTTCAGCCATTGATGATATTGATAACTTAACTATTTAA
- a CDS encoding glycosyltransferase, with the protein MKVALVHDHLAQAGGAEKVLQAICEMFPDATIFTLLYEPENVDKHFKNRRIRSSIIQRLPGGVKHYQWYMPLMPMAVEFFNLKTYDLVISDASAFAKGVITGTNTLHICYCHTPTRYLWDYTHEYIEELRFNKYFKKIISLVLNYIRIWDKSAADRVDYYIANSKTIKSRIAKYYRRTSEVIYPPVDMDRFKVADSQGEYFLIGGRLAPYKRIDIAVKAFKELGWPLKIFGDGIDLGRLQEMASRADNIEFLGRVSEEQKAELYKNSKAFINPQEEDFGITVVEAMACGRPVIAYKKGGATETVIEGQTGLFFNEQSVASLIECLRRFKEDSFSREAIRLHAEQFSTEKFKKQMAETIQREYERFKNGHEYLN; encoded by the coding sequence ATGAAAGTTGCTTTAGTTCATGATCATCTGGCCCAAGCTGGCGGTGCGGAAAAAGTCTTACAGGCAATTTGTGAGATGTTTCCTGATGCGACAATTTTTACTTTATTGTATGAGCCAGAAAATGTAGATAAACATTTTAAAAATCGTCGGATTAGATCTTCAATTATTCAACGGTTACCCGGTGGTGTTAAACACTACCAATGGTATATGCCTTTAATGCCAATGGCCGTAGAATTTTTTAATTTAAAAACATATGATCTAGTTATTTCTGATGCTAGTGCTTTTGCCAAAGGAGTAATTACTGGTACGAACACTTTACATATTTGTTATTGTCATACACCAACTCGTTATTTATGGGATTATACTCATGAGTATATTGAAGAGTTACGATTTAATAAATATTTTAAAAAAATTATTTCTTTGGTTTTAAATTATATTAGAATTTGGGATAAATCAGCAGCGGATCGAGTTGATTATTATATAGCTAATTCAAAAACAATTAAAAGTCGAATTGCTAAATATTATCGTCGGACTTCAGAAGTAATTTATCCGCCAGTAGATATGGATCGTTTTAAAGTTGCGGATAGTCAGGGTGAATATTTTTTAATTGGTGGTCGACTTGCTCCGTATAAACGTATTGATATTGCCGTTAAAGCTTTTAAGGAGCTTGGCTGGCCATTGAAAATTTTTGGTGATGGTATTGATCTTGGACGATTACAAGAAATGGCTAGTAGAGCTGATAATATTGAATTTTTGGGTCGGGTGAGCGAAGAGCAAAAAGCTGAATTATATAAAAATTCTAAAGCGTTTATTAACCCGCAAGAAGAAGATTTTGGTATAACCGTTGTTGAAGCGATGGCCTGTGGCCGTCCAGTTATTGCCTATAAAAAAGGTGGAGCAACGGAAACAGTTATTGAGGGTCAAACTGGACTATTTTTTAATGAGCAGTCAGTTGCATCTTTGATTGAGTGTCTAAGAAGATTTAAGGAAGATTCTTTTTCCAGAGAAGCTATTAGACTACACGCTGAACAATTTTCTACTGAGAAATTCAAGAAACAGATGGCCGAAACTATACAGCGTGAATATGAACGCTTTAAAAATGGCCATGAATATCTTAATTGA
- the trmD gene encoding tRNA (guanosine(37)-N1)-methyltransferase TrmD, with protein sequence MLFRVLTIFPELIDSYMKTGVLGRAQKKKIITAKAYDLRDWATDRHGTIDDTPYGGGAGMVMKIEPIYKALLKLKSKPRYTKKEQKVILLSASGKTWDQSLAKKYAKSTKSLIFICGRYEGIDERITELVDEEISIGDFVMTGGEVAAMAIIDSIARLLPGVLGNEASLDFESHSSKGWLEYPHYTKPEVVSFGKKKYRVPSVLVSGNHQAIATWRQEQATKKSKSIKQK encoded by the coding sequence ATGTTGTTTCGTGTTCTGACAATTTTTCCTGAACTGATAGACTCGTATATGAAAACGGGAGTTTTAGGACGTGCTCAAAAGAAAAAAATTATTACCGCTAAAGCCTATGATCTTCGTGATTGGGCTACTGATCGTCATGGAACTATTGATGATACTCCCTATGGTGGTGGGGCAGGCATGGTTATGAAAATTGAGCCGATTTATAAAGCCTTACTAAAATTAAAATCCAAGCCTCGTTATACTAAAAAGGAGCAAAAAGTTATTTTACTATCTGCTAGTGGTAAAACCTGGGATCAATCATTAGCCAAAAAATATGCCAAGAGTACAAAGTCTCTAATTTTTATTTGTGGTCGCTATGAGGGAATTGATGAGCGGATTACAGAGCTTGTTGATGAAGAAATTTCTATTGGAGATTTTGTGATGACCGGCGGAGAAGTGGCAGCCATGGCAATTATTGATTCAATTGCACGATTACTGCCTGGAGTTCTTGGTAATGAAGCAAGTTTAGACTTTGAATCTCATTCAAGTAAGGGGTGGCTTGAGTATCCTCATTATACAAAGCCAGAGGTTGTTAGTTTTGGTAAAAAAAAATACCGAGTGCCTTCGGTATTAGTTTCCGGAAATCACCAAGCTATTGCCACCTGGCGTCAAGAGCAAGCTACAAAAAAATCTAAGTCCATAAAGCAGAAATAG
- a CDS encoding sugar transferase, with translation MKKSDLFFSVLLLPLDFLMIIAAGLSAYYLRFSNLSTDIRPVIFNLPLSEYLAVLFFLSLVWLVIFSFSGLYNIRELGSLKVELKKVIFGCSLGLVAVVISIFFYRELFSSRFIVLAGWVLSILYVGAGRILLTFVRRMLYRYGVGTHSVVVVGDSQTSDHLVREFARRPGLGFVVVKRLSDFSIESAKEVEDLLLVKPIDEILQADPNLSKSDRLRLYDFADEHHLVFKYAADLLETKVLRVEVDELGGIPIVEVKKTPLDGWGRVAKRLADIIGSLALIIITSPIMILVIIAIKLDSRGPIFFSRLDDDSPLYRIGQGGKKFRYLKFRSMLPRMDSMRYGELADRNLRSDGPMVKIKDDPRITRVGRFIRRFSLDELPEFFLVLSGSMSLVGPRPHLPEEVAKYESRHKKVLTIKPGITGYAQVSGRSDLSFEEEVRLDIYYIENWSILSDIIILLKTPLAVLRSRASE, from the coding sequence ATGAAAAAATCAGATTTGTTTTTTTCCGTCCTTCTTCTGCCGCTTGATTTCTTAATGATCATAGCCGCAGGTTTATCAGCTTACTATCTTCGTTTTTCTAATCTTTCAACCGACATCCGTCCGGTAATTTTTAATTTGCCATTATCAGAATATTTAGCAGTGTTGTTTTTTCTTAGTTTGGTTTGGTTGGTTATTTTTTCTTTTTCTGGCCTTTATAATATTCGCGAACTCGGAAGTTTAAAAGTTGAATTAAAGAAAGTTATTTTTGGTTGTTCATTGGGCCTAGTGGCAGTGGTTATCTCAATTTTCTTTTATCGCGAACTTTTTTCTTCACGTTTTATTGTTTTGGCCGGCTGGGTTTTATCAATACTCTATGTTGGTGCGGGTAGAATATTATTAACCTTTGTTCGACGCATGTTGTATCGCTATGGTGTTGGCACACATTCTGTGGTAGTTGTTGGAGACAGCCAGACTTCTGATCATTTAGTTCGAGAATTTGCCCGTCGACCTGGACTTGGGTTTGTTGTTGTAAAACGACTATCAGATTTTAGTATTGAGTCAGCTAAAGAAGTAGAGGATTTATTGCTTGTTAAACCAATTGATGAAATATTACAAGCAGATCCTAATCTTTCTAAAAGTGATCGATTACGTCTGTATGATTTTGCTGATGAACATCATTTGGTTTTTAAGTATGCAGCTGATTTACTAGAAACAAAAGTATTACGAGTTGAAGTTGATGAACTTGGAGGCATCCCAATTGTTGAAGTAAAAAAAACTCCCTTAGATGGTTGGGGTAGAGTGGCAAAACGTCTAGCGGATATTATTGGTTCATTGGCATTAATTATTATTACCAGTCCAATAATGATCTTGGTAATTATTGCCATTAAACTTGATTCTCGAGGACCAATTTTTTTCTCACGACTTGATGATGACTCACCGTTATATCGAATTGGTCAAGGTGGAAAAAAGTTTCGTTATTTAAAATTTCGTTCAATGTTACCGCGAATGGATAGTATGCGGTATGGTGAATTAGCTGATCGTAATTTACGTTCAGATGGACCAATGGTTAAAATTAAAGATGATCCTCGGATTACCCGAGTCGGAAGATTTATTCGTCGCTTTAGCCTTGATGAATTACCTGAGTTTTTCTTAGTCTTATCTGGTTCAATGAGCTTGGTTGGACCTCGTCCGCACTTACCAGAAGAAGTAGCAAAGTATGAAAGTCGTCATAAAAAAGTATTAACCATTAAGCCCGGGATTACCGGGTATGCCCAAGTTTCTGGTCGCAGTGATTTAAGTTTTGAAGAAGAGGTTCGCTTGGATATTTATTATATTGAGAATTGGTCTATCCTTTCGGATATTATTATATTATTAAAAACGCCTTTAGCGGTTCTACGCTCACGGGCGAGTGAATAA